One Danio rerio strain Tuebingen ecotype United States chromosome 9, GRCz12tu, whole genome shotgun sequence genomic region harbors:
- the retsatl gene encoding inactive all-trans-retinol 13,14-reductase precursor (The RefSeq protein has 8 substitutions compared to this genomic sequence): MWWILLFLEWFVDWARGTFWYLFGRRSGLCKGTISPQGPLVVDQEKKDKVLQKEYALNEVPDNLDVIVIGSGIGGLTAAAVLARLGKKVLVLEQDKQAGGLCKTFTEKGFEFDCGFYYVGQLHENSFLKIALDLITDGQVHFAEQGSHVETVVIGKGPECKEYTIYNGKKQMEARLKKQFPNDAKAVEEFFKIMKICSEKVRLLCMLKMVPLWFARFILRTGIADFISPILKYSRTSISEVVKSLTSNQDLLTVFSKTFCGVPPKNSSCMIDALILHHSKRGVYYPQGGASEIPYHIIQVLEKHGGKVLVNAPVSRVLVDEQQNAYGVAVKTGDEDIEIKAPVVVSNAGVFTTFQKLLTPEIQADPQVQEYLKALKPGKGFFQVFAGFNATMEELGISSTDMRLYKGNNVDEMMEEYFASDKQDAPDNVPMMYLSFPSAKDPTSITRFPGQSRMVIHTLVNPKWFEQWENVNEAERGEEYENYKMRFANHLFDWACVRFPQSKEKVALLHAVTPINMHGLGASYCSMSAEHNLERYQPLNIATIRCNTPVKNLYLSGQDIFTAGYSGALHGGFLCASTVMDRCLHIDLLLQQKKLKSKSVKKLE; encoded by the exons ATGTGGTGGATTTTGCTGTTCTTAGAATGGTTTGTAGACTGGGCTCGTGGCACATTCTGGTATCTGTTTGGCAGGAGAAGTGGCCTGTGCAAGGGTACCATCAGTCCTCAAGGCCCGCTAGTAGTCGACCAGGAGAAAAAAGACAAAGTGCTTCAGAAAG AATATGCTTCAAATGAAGTACCCGATAACTTGGATGTCATTGTGATTGGTAGTGGCATTGGTGGCCTGACTGCAGCTGCAGTTTTAGCGAGGCTCGGAAAGAAAGTCCTAGTGCTGGAGCAAGACAAGCAGGCAGGAGGCCTTTGTAAGACTTTCACTGAGAAGGGCTTTGAGTTTGACTGTG gcTTCTATTATGTTGGTCAACTTCATGAGAACAGCTTCCTGAAGATTGCTTTGGATTTGATTACTGATGGCCAAGTGCACTTTGCTGAGCAAGGTTCACATGTGGAAACTGTTGTTATTGGTAAAGGGCCTGAGTGTAAAGAATACACTATCTATAATGGTAAAAAGCAGATGGAGGCTCATCTGAAGAAACAGTTCCCCAATGATGCTAAAGCAGTAGAggaattctttaaaataatgaag ATTTGTTCTGAGAAGGTCCGTCTGCTTTGTATGCTGAAGATGGTCCCACTCTGGTTTGCTCGCTTCATATTGAGGACTGGAATTGCTGACTTTATTTCCCCAATTTTAAAATATTCCCGCACCAGTACATCAGAGGTGGTCAAGTCTCTTACCAGCAACCAGGATCTCCTCACAGTGTTCTCAAAAACATTTTGTG GTGTCCCACCCAAAAACTCCAGCTGCATGATTGATGCCCTCCTCCTACACCACTCAAAGCGTGGTGTGTACTATCCTCAGGGTGGTGCTAGTGAAATCCCGTATCATATCATCCAGGTTTTGGAGAAACATGGTGGAAAAGTCCTGGTCAATGCTCCAGTTTCTAGAGTTCTAGTTAATGAGCAACAAAATGCATACG GTGTGGCTGTGAAGACTGGAGATGAAGATATTGAAATCAAAGCTTCAGTGGTTGTTTCAAATGCTGGTGTGTTCACTACTTTCCAGAAGCTCCTGACTCCAGAGATCCAGGCAGATCCCC AGGTCCAGGAATATCTTAAAGCTCTGAAACCAGGCAAAGGCTTTTTTCAAGTATTTGCTGGCTTCAATGCCACAATGGAAGAACTAGGCATCTCTTCAACTGACATGCGGCTCTATAAGGGCAACAACGTTGATGAGAT GATGGAGGAGTACTTTGCTTCAGACAAGCAAGATGCACCTGATAATGTCCCCATGATGTATCTTTCCTTCCCCTCTGCTAAGGATCCCACCTCAAGCACTCGTTTCCCAG GGCAATCACGTATGGTGATCCATACTTTGGTCAATCCAAAGTGGTTTGAACAGTGGGAAAACGTTAATGAGGCTGAAAGAGGTGAAGAATATGAGAACTACAAGATGAGATTTGCCAATCATCTGTTTGACTGGGCTTGTGTCCGTTTTCCCCAGTTGAAAGAAAAG GTTGCATTGCTGCATGCTGTCACTCCCATCAATATGCATGGCCTGGGAGCCTCCTATTGTTCCATGTCTGCAGAGCACAATCTGGAGAGATACCAGCCTCTGAACATTGCCACCATCAGGTGCAATACACCAGTCAAGAACCTCTACCTGTCAG GACAAGATATCTTCACTGCTGGTTATTCTGGAGCTCTGCATGGTGGCTTTCTCTGTGCTTCAACTGTTATGGATCGCTGTCTGCATATTGACCTTCTGCTCCAACAAAAGAAGCTCAAGAGCAAGTCTGTCAAGAAACTAGAGTGA